One genomic segment of Methanolacinia paynteri includes these proteins:
- a CDS encoding methyl-accepting chemotaxis protein, protein MELKDIIKVLKLAIEGDHSVRIDSDACKDPELKELSDTINTAIEFLVDCKNTTDSVQMMIAQNPIPIVIVDSSFNIVDVNKSYADLLGVTLPEALSGDKNLYKAKTLRGEGAGELFSMRKKTECELEMTLRSGTVKYVVQKGVPLVDESNNVNIGMFVFLDITREREEEREIAKDLKKIEALQERSETIVQQNPMPILLCDKEMNIRVVNPAYSDLSGIPISRLIKMSLRDFKVLEQKGEGIKNVFETRRRCFGEVRVEFPTGVKTLEQYGIPIFNADGDISNLLIVYNDITAIREKEAEVLRLMEEQKEKAESLELSTNDIEKGLKAMSDGDFTVTVKHRENDLLKQLKDNYNKAINESRTIFGDAIKAMIEVESYMSDANHSTGEVAKASEQVAINGQKAAELTRNLLRAMEEINKEISDMSASNEEIASTSQEVLDQSGRVSEMGREAEELGRNATSKMEVVMGITNKSVDEIEGLNNQLKEINNVVRLITEITNQINMLALNAAIEAARAGEHGRGFAVVAGEVKNLASDAREATAQIDSVIEKIQKASLGTVESIKSANTEVTSGAESVNATIRALNNIVEGAERVTMDMGEIARAIEDQANIANKIVGQTDKSTVLAGDVQNEIDELAALSEETSASVQEIASAVDEVTGLAKQIKETISQLKV, encoded by the coding sequence ATGGAGCTAAAAGATATCATTAAAGTATTGAAACTTGCAATCGAAGGCGACCATTCGGTCCGGATCGATTCGGATGCCTGCAAAGATCCCGAATTAAAAGAGCTTTCCGATACGATCAACACGGCCATAGAATTTCTTGTGGACTGTAAAAATACGACCGACAGCGTCCAGATGATGATCGCGCAAAATCCCATCCCAATTGTCATCGTAGACAGCAGTTTCAATATCGTGGATGTGAACAAATCGTATGCAGACCTTCTCGGAGTTACACTTCCTGAGGCTCTTTCAGGCGATAAAAATCTGTATAAAGCGAAAACATTGAGGGGGGAAGGAGCAGGCGAACTGTTCTCCATGAGGAAGAAGACAGAATGCGAACTTGAGATGACCCTGAGATCGGGTACTGTCAAATACGTCGTGCAGAAGGGGGTTCCGCTCGTCGATGAGAGCAATAACGTAAACATCGGAATGTTCGTGTTCCTCGACATCACAAGGGAACGCGAAGAAGAGAGAGAGATCGCAAAGGACCTGAAAAAGATCGAAGCTCTCCAGGAGCGTTCCGAGACGATCGTCCAGCAGAACCCGATGCCTATCCTTCTCTGCGACAAAGAGATGAATATCAGAGTTGTAAACCCGGCATATTCCGATCTCTCAGGCATACCAATAAGCAGACTCATAAAAATGTCGCTCAGGGATTTTAAGGTCCTGGAGCAGAAGGGCGAAGGGATAAAGAATGTCTTCGAGACAAGAAGGAGATGTTTCGGGGAGGTCAGAGTAGAATTCCCCACAGGAGTAAAGACCCTGGAGCAGTACGGAATTCCGATATTCAACGCAGACGGAGATATTTCAAACCTCCTGATAGTATATAACGATATAACCGCGATCAGGGAGAAGGAAGCCGAAGTTCTCAGGCTGATGGAAGAACAGAAAGAAAAGGCTGAATCCCTCGAACTGAGCACAAACGATATAGAAAAGGGCCTGAAGGCGATGAGCGACGGTGATTTCACCGTTACCGTGAAACACAGGGAGAACGACCTGCTCAAACAGCTCAAAGACAATTACAACAAAGCGATAAACGAGAGCAGAACCATCTTCGGAGATGCGATTAAGGCGATGATAGAGGTCGAGTCGTATATGAGCGACGCGAACCACAGTACCGGAGAGGTCGCAAAGGCGTCCGAACAGGTTGCAATAAATGGACAGAAAGCCGCCGAGCTCACACGCAACCTGTTGCGCGCAATGGAGGAGATCAACAAGGAGATCTCGGACATGTCAGCATCCAACGAAGAGATTGCAAGCACATCGCAGGAGGTTTTGGACCAGTCGGGCAGGGTCTCCGAGATGGGCAGGGAAGCAGAGGAGCTCGGGCGCAACGCGACATCCAAGATGGAAGTCGTAATGGGCATCACGAATAAAAGCGTCGACGAGATCGAAGGCCTCAACAACCAGCTAAAGGAGATCAATAATGTCGTCAGGCTTATCACAGAGATCACGAACCAGATCAATATGCTCGCACTCAATGCCGCAATAGAGGCTGCAAGAGCAGGCGAACACGGGAGAGGCTTTGCGGTCGTCGCCGGAGAGGTCAAAAATCTTGCAAGCGATGCAAGAGAGGCGACTGCCCAGATCGACAGCGTTATAGAGAAGATCCAGAAGGCAAGCCTCGGAACGGTCGAATCGATAAAATCGGCCAATACCGAGGTCACGTCAGGTGCAGAGAGCGTAAACGCAACAATCCGGGCTTTAAACAATATCGTAGAAGGCGCCGAGCGTGTTACAATGGATATGGGCGAGATTGCACGGGCAATCGAGGACCAGGCCAATATCGCCAACAAGATCGTCGGCCAGACCGACAAGAGCACGGTGCTTGCCGGGGATGTCCAGAACGAGATCGACGAGCTTGCAGCACTCTCCGAGGAGACAAGCGCCTCCGTGCAGGAGATTGCCAGCGCTGTGGACGAGGTTACAGGTCTTGCAAAACAAATAAAGGAAACAATAAGTCAGTTAAAGGTCTGA
- a CDS encoding chemotaxis protein CheW yields the protein MTVIDIVEFEINNERYALDIGLTREIVEMIPITPVPRAPPYIAGIINLRGEITNIINLNNILGLPEKSAEDIEEHKIIVLVPEAAEGSIVGIIVDAVHSVLQIPEKNIEKVSGGLSSEAYVKGIIKIEDKDTENMDTEKGRQKRLIIWLDISQLLQDLLASAR from the coding sequence ATGACAGTCATTGATATCGTTGAGTTCGAGATCAACAACGAGCGTTATGCACTCGATATCGGCCTTACAAGAGAGATCGTTGAGATGATACCGATAACCCCGGTACCTAGGGCGCCACCGTACATCGCAGGGATAATCAATCTCCGCGGTGAGATTACAAACATCATCAATCTCAACAATATCCTGGGCCTGCCTGAAAAAAGTGCTGAGGATATAGAGGAGCATAAGATAATCGTTCTTGTTCCTGAAGCCGCCGAAGGATCGATCGTCGGAATCATCGTCGATGCGGTTCATTCGGTCCTCCAGATCCCTGAGAAGAATATTGAAAAGGTCAGCGGCGGCCTCTCGAGCGAGGCCTATGTAAAGGGAATAATCAAAATCGAGGACAAGGACACCGAGAACATGGATACGGAGAAGGGAAGACAGAAAAGGCTGATAATCTGGCTGGATATCAGCCAGCTCCTCCAGGATCTTCTGGCTTCAGCCAGGTAG
- a CDS encoding cation:proton antiporter, with product MFEGIALALLVCLILAWVSKKVRFPPIPAYMFAGLLLGAGGLGIVGESDVSDFLAEAGLLFLLFTMGLELKPGEIYGQGRSFLLSGTVDLAINILTGYAVAIVVGFDVMDAVVIACAFYISSSAMAVASLIENRKLAAPESETILWIMVFEDIMLLLIIVALSSGSKSPAAVIATAAVLIAGFFALCYLFRKTVRAFLERYEDLGLLFTFSIVLAAGGVAIALDIPSTLVAIALGSAMSVTKPEILEKHARPFRDIFLVIFFVFFGISVDLSSGFPVVSVILLSLAAVTTKLISSLVIGKATHGNYLSGIEIWSETTARGEFSLAIATYGSPLVLGTIAVMVLITSTIGGLTGKYSDKIKRYVRKKSVKGRLPG from the coding sequence ATGTTTGAAGGAATTGCATTAGCCCTCCTCGTCTGCCTTATCCTTGCATGGGTATCGAAGAAGGTGAGATTCCCTCCCATCCCCGCGTACATGTTCGCAGGTCTGCTGCTCGGGGCGGGAGGTCTCGGAATAGTCGGGGAGAGCGATGTCTCCGACTTCCTGGCCGAGGCCGGGCTGCTGTTCCTCCTATTTACGATGGGCCTTGAGCTGAAGCCCGGGGAGATATACGGCCAGGGCCGTTCATTTCTTCTTTCGGGAACGGTCGATCTCGCGATAAACATCCTCACTGGGTATGCGGTAGCAATCGTCGTGGGATTTGATGTAATGGATGCGGTCGTCATCGCCTGCGCCTTTTACATAAGCAGTTCGGCTATGGCCGTCGCCTCACTCATTGAGAACAGGAAGCTTGCGGCTCCGGAATCGGAGACGATCCTCTGGATAATGGTCTTTGAGGATATTATGCTTCTTCTGATCATTGTGGCATTGTCTTCGGGAAGCAAATCCCCGGCAGCCGTAATAGCAACCGCTGCGGTGCTGATAGCCGGATTTTTTGCCCTTTGCTACTTATTCAGGAAGACTGTCAGGGCATTTCTTGAGAGGTACGAGGATCTCGGGCTGCTGTTCACATTCTCCATTGTGCTGGCTGCAGGCGGAGTAGCCATTGCCCTCGATATCCCTTCAACCCTGGTTGCAATAGCCCTCGGCTCAGCGATGTCGGTTACAAAGCCCGAGATACTCGAAAAGCATGCAAGACCTTTCAGGGATATATTCCTTGTAATATTCTTCGTCTTCTTCGGAATCTCCGTTGACCTGTCATCCGGATTTCCGGTGGTCTCCGTGATCCTCCTTTCGCTTGCGGCGGTCACGACAAAGCTGATTTCATCGCTTGTCATTGGAAAGGCGACGCACGGAAACTACCTCTCCGGAATAGAGATCTGGTCGGAGACTACGGCAAGGGGAGAATTTTCTCTTGCCATTGCGACATACGGATCACCCCTGGTTCTGGGAACAATAGCTGTTATGGTTCTTATTACATCGACCATAGGGGGCCTGACGGGTAAATATTCAGATAAAATAAAAAGATATGTGAGAAAAAAGAGCGTTAAAGGCCGTCTACCTGGCTGA
- a CDS encoding TrkA C-terminal domain-containing protein yields the protein MSFTSRDMPGIGTKYELDTEKGDRVSIIYMEGEGVQLYVRSGNGDYCSADLTPPEARRIGNVLTGAILETDEEEICMVFSSFADLKVKMHTFKLGDRTSGKTIGDLNIRSSTGVTVVAVSRKGQSIFNPSPSFRFETNDSVLVIGNAEQMKRFEEEFVR from the coding sequence ATGTCATTTACATCCCGCGATATGCCCGGCATCGGAACCAAATACGAACTTGATACTGAAAAGGGTGACCGGGTATCGATTATCTACATGGAGGGTGAAGGTGTCCAGCTTTACGTGAGGTCCGGCAACGGAGACTATTGTTCGGCCGATCTTACACCTCCAGAAGCAAGAAGGATCGGCAACGTGCTCACTGGTGCAATTCTCGAGACCGATGAGGAGGAGATCTGCATGGTGTTCTCCTCGTTTGCCGATTTGAAAGTAAAGATGCACACGTTTAAGCTTGGCGACAGGACATCGGGAAAGACTATAGGGGACCTGAATATCCGCAGCAGCACCGGGGTAACGGTAGTTGCCGTGAGCCGGAAGGGCCAGAGCATCTTCAACCCGTCACCCTCGTTCCGTTTTGAAACGAACGATTCGGTTCTTGTGATCGGAAATGCCGAACAGATGAAGCGTTTTGAGGAGGAATTCGTTCGTTAA
- a CDS encoding protease inhibitor I42 family protein, translating into MKMAYSFAAVLLLAACLLFAGCTGTCTTMLYDDDNGKTVDVSKDCEIMIELTENPTTGYTWELTAPGLTYVSDEYVPDANSEGLVGAGGVHVFTYKAENTGIFNIEGIYKRSWEETSTDDTTWSATVVVK; encoded by the coding sequence ATGAAAATGGCATATTCGTTCGCAGCAGTGCTTCTTCTGGCGGCATGCCTTCTCTTTGCAGGATGCACCGGAACATGTACAACAATGCTGTATGATGATGACAACGGAAAGACCGTTGATGTTTCAAAGGACTGCGAGATCATGATCGAACTTACGGAAAACCCGACAACCGGGTACACATGGGAGCTCACAGCACCGGGGCTGACATATGTCTCTGACGAGTATGTGCCCGATGCAAACAGCGAGGGTCTCGTCGGTGCCGGTGGAGTCCATGTATTCACATACAAGGCAGAGAACACCGGCATATTCAACATAGAAGGCATATACAAGCGTTCATGGGAAGAGACATCGACCGATGACACGACCTGGTCGGCAACGGTTGTAGTAAAATAA